One window of Nymphaea colorata isolate Beijing-Zhang1983 chromosome 1, ASM883128v2, whole genome shotgun sequence genomic DNA carries:
- the LOC116245645 gene encoding uncharacterized protein LOC116245645, translated as SDKNSLSLSLSLSLSLATDDHHAGIPSEFRQHPSGTWAENWPLREQQTLLELGVVRHPPRPHLPPARRPTKPPSPPLWSNTSHPLLPTNARSQAIARGRWELMEMLKDVPESAYELSLKDLVERVSVKEKEEPKEEEGQNRGLRKKKKKRKKGNGGGWEQNYGNGGLLLKMFVPSSYLASKPAAGSGRVSPRPLFMVEGKECGGGSGGDNWEWWRKGFMVVGFGRNSRSSSSGSSNSNRSGGSSSSSSRYSDGLSTGCWSFLRPSRRKSSRD; from the exons TCAGacaagaactctctctctctctctctctctctctctctctctctcgctacaGACGATCATCATGCTGGAATTCCATCAGAATTCCGGCAACATCCGTCGGGAACATGGGCCGAAAATTGGCCACTACGGGAACAGCAGACCCTCCTCGAGCTCGGCGTCGTCCGGCATCCTCCTCGCCCCCACCTGCCACCAGCACGACGACCCACCAAGCCCCCCTCCCCACCACTGTGGTCGAACACTTCTCATCCGCTTCTGCCCACTAACGCTCGCTCTCAGGCCATCGCAAGGGGGCGATGGGAGCTCATGGAGATGCTGAAGGACGTTCCGGAGTCAGCCTACGAGCTCTCCCTCAAGGATCTCGTCGAACGCGTTTCAGTCAAGGAGAAAGAGGAGCCAAAGGAGGAGGAAGGTCAAAATAGAGGtctgagaaagaagaagaagaaaagaaagaagggaaacgGTGGTGGGTGGGAACAGAACTACGGCAACGGAGGTCTCTTGCTGAAGATGTTCGTGCCAAGCTCTTATCTGGCTTCAAAGCCGGCCGCTGGATCGGGGAGGGTGTCGCCGAGGCCTCTGTTCATGGTGGAGGGGAAGGAATGTGGCGGCGGAAGCGGCGGTGACAATTGGGAGTGGTGGAGGAAGGGTTTTATGGTCGTGGGTTTTGGGAGAAATAGTAGGAGTAGCAGCTCCGGCAGTAGTAATAGTAACAGAAGTGGCGGCAgttcttcttcaagttcaag GTATTCAGATGGACTATCAACTGGATGTTGGTCTTTCCTACGCCCCAGCAGACGCAAATCCAGCAGAGATTGA